A genomic segment from Thermoanaerobacterales bacterium encodes:
- the fdhD gene encoding formate dehydrogenase accessory sulfurtransferase FdhD, which yields MVEGVESLRIQRLDGGERHEFIDALAVESAATIVLNGQEIATMACSPSYLRCLGAGYLLSEGMVSGKEMIREITVGEGQIPIRIKLVADVSFTVDPSGGKTQVVSGCGKGTALVCRGIDLPKGVESNIRVSFEQVLLAVRAFHQLSDIYRETGGVHSAALSDGNEPLVFMEDISRHSAVDKVFGACVLGDICTSDKLLLTSGRISSDLVIKAARMGVPIIVSRSAPTTLAVKTACDLGVTLAGFVRGKRMNVYSHAWRVTA from the coding sequence ATGGTGGAAGGCGTCGAAAGCCTCCGCATCCAAAGGCTGGATGGGGGAGAAAGACACGAGTTTATCGATGCTTTGGCGGTGGAGTCAGCGGCTACGATCGTCCTCAACGGGCAGGAAATAGCCACAATGGCCTGCAGCCCTTCGTATCTCCGGTGCCTGGGGGCAGGCTATCTGTTGTCCGAGGGGATGGTCAGCGGTAAAGAAATGATCCGAGAGATTACCGTTGGTGAAGGGCAGATACCCATACGTATCAAGCTGGTGGCCGACGTGTCATTTACGGTGGACCCCTCCGGCGGGAAAACACAGGTTGTTTCCGGCTGCGGGAAAGGAACGGCCCTTGTCTGCCGCGGCATCGACCTGCCCAAGGGCGTGGAAAGCAATATTCGTGTATCGTTTGAACAAGTCCTGCTGGCTGTGCGGGCGTTTCATCAGCTTTCTGACATTTATCGCGAGACGGGCGGCGTGCATAGCGCGGCCCTGTCGGACGGCAACGAACCTCTTGTTTTCATGGAAGACATAAGCCGGCACAGCGCTGTTGACAAGGTCTTCGGGGCCTGTGTTTTAGGGGACATATGTACATCCGATAAGCTGCTACTGACGAGCGGCAGAATCTCTTCCGACCTGGTAATTAAGGCAGCCCGGATGGGAGTGCCCATTATAGTCTCCCGGTCAGCGCCGACCACGCTGGCTGTCAAGACGGCCTGTGATCTTGGGGTTACGCTTGCCGGGTTCGTGAGGGGGAAGAGAATGAATGTCTACTCTCATGCCTGGCGCGTAACCGCATGA
- a CDS encoding Rrf2 family transcriptional regulator: MKLNTRVRYGMRALLDIACHGTQEPVRLRDVAKRQGISEQYLEQLILPLKGAGIVRSMRGARGGFTLGKDPSEIKVSAVFEALGGAVSLTDCLTDSMVCSRTEDCVTRELWREINAAIKGVLASKTLQDLLERELRRNQQPERAG, encoded by the coding sequence ATGAAGCTTAACACAAGGGTGCGTTACGGGATGCGCGCGCTGCTGGACATCGCGTGCCATGGCACGCAGGAGCCGGTTCGCCTGCGTGATGTGGCGAAGCGGCAAGGGATTTCGGAACAGTATCTTGAACAGCTTATCCTCCCCTTAAAGGGGGCGGGTATCGTACGTAGCATGCGCGGCGCTCGCGGGGGGTTTACCCTGGGAAAGGACCCGTCCGAGATTAAGGTCAGCGCTGTGTTCGAAGCCCTGGGAGGGGCCGTCAGCTTGACCGACTGTCTTACCGATAGCATGGTCTGCAGCCGGACAGAAGACTGTGTCACCCGTGAACTCTGGCGGGAGATCAATGCCGCGATCAAGGGTGTGCTGGCGTCAAAGACGCTGCAGGACCTCCTGGAACGTGAGTTGCGCAGGAACCAGCAACCGGAAAGGGCGGGGTAG
- a CDS encoding AIR synthase family protein, with the protein MPGLPTIGKISPDVFRDLIYPRLGAPAGDVLVGPQSGVDVGIVEIGDRAVSFTSDPVFVVPAFGWEKAAWFAVHILLSDAVTCGLRPRFLSIDLNLPMEMGEDDLAVLWDTIHCECVKYGVSIICGHTGRYEGCHYPMVGGATVIGIGGKDEYVTPRLARPGDMVIVTKGPAIEAAGILATVFPDILERKYSHGFRNMASDLFFKMSVVEDAFTAVGVGLRDDGVSAMHDATECGVLGGLYELAQAAGLGLRVDKERIVIEPAAIEICRFFGIDPYIAISEGTLIIACREYAARAIVEALSRKGITSSVVGELTEPEKGMAVIDGTRVRELEHPVVDPFWQAFDKALGEQGRVVTECRG; encoded by the coding sequence ATGCCTGGTTTGCCCACCATTGGCAAGATCTCGCCGGATGTCTTTAGAGACCTGATCTACCCGCGTTTGGGGGCCCCGGCCGGAGACGTGCTTGTGGGACCTCAGAGCGGCGTTGACGTGGGAATCGTGGAGATTGGAGATCGGGCGGTCTCCTTCACTTCCGACCCCGTCTTTGTGGTGCCGGCGTTCGGCTGGGAAAAGGCCGCCTGGTTCGCCGTGCACATTCTCCTCTCCGATGCCGTAACCTGTGGACTACGCCCAAGGTTCTTGTCTATTGATCTCAATCTGCCGATGGAAATGGGCGAAGACGATTTGGCGGTCCTCTGGGATACTATCCACTGTGAATGCGTAAAGTACGGCGTCTCCATCATTTGCGGCCATACGGGGCGCTATGAGGGATGCCATTACCCGATGGTCGGCGGGGCGACTGTAATCGGCATCGGTGGTAAGGACGAATACGTTACCCCGCGGCTGGCGAGGCCGGGCGATATGGTGATCGTCACCAAGGGGCCGGCCATTGAGGCGGCGGGTATCCTGGCCACGGTTTTCCCGGATATTCTGGAGCGAAAATACAGCCACGGCTTCAGAAATATGGCTTCAGATCTCTTCTTCAAAATGTCCGTTGTCGAGGATGCCTTTACCGCGGTGGGGGTTGGGCTGCGCGACGACGGGGTCAGCGCCATGCACGACGCAACTGAATGCGGGGTGCTTGGCGGGCTGTACGAATTGGCCCAGGCCGCGGGCTTGGGACTACGGGTAGACAAAGAGCGCATCGTAATTGAGCCGGCGGCGATTGAGATTTGCCGTTTCTTTGGGATTGATCCCTATATAGCCATCAGCGAGGGCACGTTGATCATCGCCTGCCGGGAGTATGCGGCCCGGGCCATCGTCGAGGCCCTCTCTCGTAAGGGGATCACATCCTCCGTAGTGGGCGAGTTGACCGAGCCGGAGAAAGGGATGGCCGTCATTGACGGGACAAGGGTGAGAGAACTGGAACACCCCGTGGTCGACCCGTTTTGGCAGGCGTTCGATAAGGCCTTGGGAGAACAGGGGAGGGTGGTGACGGAATGCCGGGGATGA
- the ppdK gene encoding pyruvate, phosphate dikinase, whose translation MTTKYVYLFAEGNAKMKDLLGGKGANLAEMTNIGLPVPPGFIITTQACKDFYAQGRRFPEGMEEQVREKVTALEAALGKRFGDPENPLLVSVRSGAPVSMPGMMDTVLNLGLNDRTVETLARNTGDERFAMDCYRRFIHMFGDVVMGVEHYQFESILQAQKDRAGVRYDHELSAADWREVIARYKKLIQDTTGRSFPQDPMEQLFMAIYAVFNSWNNQRAIVYRKTYRIPESWGTAVNVQVMVFGNMGNDSGSGVAFTRNPSTGEKRLYGEFLTNAQGEDVVAGIRTPQSIDDLAREMPEVYAQFAAVCDLLDRHYRDMQDVEFTVERGKLYILQTRNGKRTAQAAIRIAVEMVGEGLISREEAVLRVEPEQLDQLLHRRIDPNAKLDVIATGLPASPGSASGTVVFDADQAEKLGREGRKVILVRTETTPDDIHGIVAAQGVLTSRGGMTSHAAVVARGMGKPCVCGCEAVRISAEACEFQVGNLTVREGDVISIDGGTGRVILGEVPMIDPELSPAFRQLLEWADEIRTLGVRANADTPADAAKAREFGAEGIGLCRTEHMFMAPDRLPIVQAMILAEDPEEKQRSLDRLLPVQEDDFYGILKAMAGLPVCIRLLDPPLHEFLPNAEDLAVEITRLRLTGKAEEIPAKEELLRKVRALAEFNPMLGHRGCRLGITFPAVYAMQARAIFQATARLVREGVDVTPEVEIPLVLGRRELAFLKNLVDDVAAAVKQETGVEFHYTVGTMIELPRAALLADEIAREASFFSFGTNDLTQTTLGFSRDDAEGKFLPHYLDKKILSDNPFAVLDQKGVGKLMRMGVELGRSTKPDILIGICGEHGGEPRSIDFCHRIGLNYVSCSPYRVPIARLAAAQAQVRNAGRVAQDWGTK comes from the coding sequence ATAACCACCAAATACGTCTACCTGTTCGCGGAGGGCAACGCCAAGATGAAGGACCTCCTGGGGGGGAAAGGGGCGAACCTGGCCGAGATGACCAACATCGGCCTCCCGGTGCCGCCCGGCTTCATCATCACCACCCAGGCCTGCAAGGATTTCTACGCCCAGGGCCGGCGCTTCCCGGAAGGCATGGAGGAACAGGTGCGGGAAAAGGTCACCGCCCTGGAGGCCGCCCTCGGCAAGCGTTTCGGCGACCCGGAGAACCCCCTGCTGGTCTCCGTCCGCTCCGGCGCCCCGGTTTCCATGCCGGGCATGATGGACACCGTCCTGAACCTGGGCCTCAACGACCGGACGGTAGAGACCCTGGCGCGCAACACCGGCGACGAGCGGTTCGCCATGGACTGCTACCGCCGCTTTATCCACATGTTCGGCGATGTCGTCATGGGGGTCGAGCACTACCAGTTCGAGAGCATTCTACAGGCCCAGAAAGACCGCGCCGGCGTCCGCTACGACCACGAGTTGTCGGCCGCCGACTGGCGCGAGGTCATCGCCCGCTACAAGAAGCTTATCCAGGACACGACCGGGCGTTCCTTCCCCCAGGACCCGATGGAACAGCTCTTCATGGCCATCTATGCCGTCTTCAACTCCTGGAACAACCAGCGCGCCATAGTCTACCGCAAGACATACAGGATTCCCGAGAGCTGGGGCACTGCCGTAAATGTTCAAGTGATGGTCTTCGGCAACATGGGGAACGATTCCGGGTCGGGGGTGGCCTTTACCCGCAACCCGTCAACCGGCGAAAAGCGCCTCTACGGCGAGTTCCTGACCAACGCCCAGGGCGAGGACGTGGTCGCCGGCATCCGCACGCCGCAGTCGATCGATGATCTGGCGCGGGAAATGCCGGAGGTCTATGCCCAGTTCGCCGCCGTCTGCGACCTGCTGGACCGGCACTACCGGGACATGCAGGACGTCGAGTTCACCGTGGAGCGCGGCAAGCTCTACATCCTGCAAACGCGCAACGGCAAGCGCACCGCCCAGGCCGCCATCCGCATCGCCGTGGAGATGGTCGGTGAGGGCCTGATTTCCCGGGAGGAGGCCGTTCTGCGGGTCGAACCCGAGCAACTGGACCAGCTCCTGCACCGCCGTATCGACCCCAACGCCAAGCTCGACGTTATCGCCACCGGCCTGCCGGCTTCTCCGGGCTCCGCGTCGGGCACGGTCGTCTTCGACGCCGACCAGGCCGAGAAGCTCGGACGCGAGGGGCGGAAGGTCATCCTGGTGCGCACCGAGACCACGCCCGACGACATCCACGGGATCGTGGCCGCCCAGGGCGTCCTCACCTCCCGCGGCGGGATGACCAGCCATGCCGCGGTCGTCGCCCGCGGCATGGGTAAGCCCTGCGTGTGCGGCTGCGAGGCCGTGCGCATCAGCGCCGAGGCCTGTGAATTCCAGGTCGGAAACCTGACCGTCCGGGAGGGGGACGTCATCTCCATCGACGGCGGCACCGGCCGGGTTATCCTGGGCGAGGTGCCGATGATCGACCCCGAACTCTCACCGGCCTTTAGGCAACTCCTGGAATGGGCCGACGAGATCCGCACGCTCGGGGTGCGGGCGAACGCCGATACCCCCGCCGACGCCGCCAAGGCCAGGGAGTTCGGCGCCGAGGGCATCGGCCTCTGCCGCACCGAGCACATGTTCATGGCCCCCGACCGCCTGCCGATCGTCCAGGCCATGATCCTCGCCGAGGACCCAGAGGAGAAACAGCGCTCCCTCGACCGGCTTCTGCCGGTGCAGGAGGATGACTTTTACGGCATCCTGAAGGCCATGGCCGGGCTGCCGGTCTGCATCCGGCTGCTTGACCCGCCCCTGCACGAGTTCCTCCCCAACGCCGAAGACCTGGCGGTTGAGATCACACGCCTCAGGCTGACCGGAAAGGCGGAGGAGATCCCGGCCAAAGAGGAACTCCTGCGGAAGGTGCGCGCTCTGGCGGAGTTCAACCCCATGCTGGGCCATCGCGGCTGCCGCCTGGGAATCACTTTCCCCGCGGTTTACGCCATGCAGGCGCGGGCCATCTTCCAGGCCACGGCGCGCCTCGTCCGGGAGGGCGTGGACGTCACCCCGGAGGTGGAAATCCCGCTCGTTCTGGGGCGGCGGGAACTGGCCTTCCTGAAGAACCTGGTCGACGACGTGGCCGCCGCCGTCAAGCAGGAAACGGGCGTGGAGTTTCATTATACCGTCGGGACAATGATCGAACTCCCGCGAGCCGCCCTGCTGGCCGACGAGATCGCCCGGGAGGCATCCTTCTTCTCCTTCGGCACCAACGACCTGACCCAAACGACCCTGGGCTTTTCCCGCGACGACGCCGAGGGCAAGTTCCTGCCGCATTACCTTGATAAGAAAATCCTTTCCGACAACCCCTTCGCCGTCCTCGATCAGAAGGGTGTCGGCAAACTGATGCGCATGGGCGTCGAACTCGGGCGCAGCACCAAGCCCGACATCCTGATCGGCATCTGCGGCGAGCACGGAGGCGAACCGCGCTCGATCGACTTCTGCCACCGGATCGGCCTGAACTACGTCAGCTGCTCACCCTATCGCGTCCCCATCGCCCGGCTGGCCGCCGCCCAGGCGCAGGTGCGGAACGCCGGCCGTGTCGCCCAGGACTGGGGCACCAAGTAG
- a CDS encoding anti-sigma factor domain-containing protein produces the protein MKRPMVDRKAVVMEVKGRSMIVMTGEGDFVRLPRTGAAQPGAVVSLPSRRRRPWPAALAAVAALLLCLSAVLYGPAVIQPAAAHVDLELGGSLSLTLDRDGHLRRVEALDEAGRAILRASNVGSRPSLEQALARLVEGAVTADTLKPGDPALVMATLVPAAGDDPPVDVTDIRAWITASLAGRGLDGRVLVLPATPDQYREAHRQGLSTGRWLVAQHGRKQGTTLSKDDLEKASLPAILDRHRLKAEDLFPGACSAVQGDKPAVPPGRDGKDAAPGGPAGKEAGKPDGPQGNHPRSGDAPPKANGKTTDDTPGTDKGREDRGRAAPDGAPPGQAGKESGLAPSPPAPARDGTQGDNTGHGAKDPAKNGKGPRN, from the coding sequence GTGAAACGACCGATGGTCGACCGTAAGGCGGTGGTCATGGAAGTAAAGGGACGATCAATGATCGTCATGACCGGCGAGGGAGACTTCGTCCGGCTGCCTCGTACCGGCGCGGCCCAACCGGGCGCGGTCGTTTCCCTCCCGTCGCGGCGCCGCCGGCCCTGGCCGGCGGCTCTAGCCGCGGTCGCCGCCCTTTTGTTATGCCTTTCCGCCGTCCTCTACGGCCCGGCGGTCATCCAGCCGGCCGCCGCCCACGTCGACCTGGAACTCGGCGGCAGCCTCAGCCTCACCCTGGACCGCGACGGACACCTGCGCCGGGTTGAGGCCCTGGATGAGGCCGGGAGGGCCATTCTGAGGGCCAGCAACGTGGGTTCCCGCCCAAGCCTGGAGCAGGCCCTGGCGCGCCTCGTCGAAGGCGCGGTGACGGCCGATACCCTGAAACCCGGCGATCCCGCCCTTGTGATGGCGACCCTGGTACCGGCGGCCGGCGATGACCCGCCGGTGGATGTCACGGACATCCGGGCATGGATTACGGCGTCCCTTGCCGGCCGGGGCCTCGACGGCCGGGTCCTGGTGCTGCCCGCCACGCCCGATCAGTACCGGGAGGCCCACCGCCAGGGCCTGTCCACGGGCCGCTGGCTGGTGGCCCAGCACGGGCGCAAGCAGGGGACCACCCTCTCCAAGGACGACCTGGAAAAGGCCAGCCTGCCCGCGATCCTCGACCGGCACCGGCTGAAGGCCGAAGACCTGTTCCCGGGCGCCTGTTCAGCGGTCCAAGGCGACAAACCCGCTGTTCCGCCCGGCAGGGACGGGAAGGATGCCGCCCCGGGGGGACCGGCCGGCAAAGAGGCCGGCAAACCTGATGGGCCGCAGGGCAATCACCCCCGTTCAGGCGATGCTCCCCCGAAGGCAAACGGTAAAACCACCGATGACACGCCCGGAACGGACAAGGGCCGCGAGGACCGTGGCCGGGCTGCTCCCGACGGCGCCCCGCCTGGACAGGCGGGCAAGGAAAGCGGTTTGGCGCCGTCACCGCCCGCACCGGCCCGGGACGGCACCCAGGGAGACAATACCGGCCACGGAGCGAAAGACCCTGCGAAAAATGGCAAAGGCCCGCGTAATTAA
- a CDS encoding sigma-70 family RNA polymerase sigma factor: MPQTGVGLNELLLQARAGNAEARETILGRLKPFAAQVAARVTGRHLAWENDDELGVALCALNEAIDAYDPAAGAGFQSFAAQVIRRRLIDHHRREMRHRQGMVSLEELSVDPAEPVPAEPGDLPLAVEALRRQLGLYGLDFADLVAASPKHRDTREALIRAARSVAGDPDLRQVLETQRRLPLRELAAKTGLSRRVLERGRRYIVALALVLSRPELYPLRTFAGLNRDPSGGKEGETTDGRP; encoded by the coding sequence GTGCCTCAGACCGGGGTCGGACTGAACGAACTGCTCTTACAGGCCCGCGCGGGCAATGCCGAAGCACGCGAAACCATTCTCGGCCGGCTCAAGCCTTTTGCCGCCCAGGTCGCCGCCCGTGTCACGGGACGGCATCTGGCCTGGGAGAACGATGACGAACTCGGGGTGGCCCTTTGCGCCCTCAACGAGGCCATCGACGCCTACGACCCCGCGGCAGGGGCCGGGTTCCAGTCTTTTGCCGCGCAGGTCATTCGCCGGCGCCTGATCGACCACCACCGGCGGGAGATGCGTCACCGCCAGGGTATGGTCAGCCTGGAGGAACTCAGCGTAGATCCCGCCGAACCGGTGCCCGCCGAACCCGGCGACCTGCCCCTGGCCGTCGAGGCCCTGCGGCGGCAGTTGGGGCTTTACGGTCTGGACTTTGCCGACCTGGTGGCCGCCTCGCCCAAACACCGCGATACCCGCGAGGCGTTGATCCGCGCCGCCCGCAGCGTGGCGGGCGACCCGGACCTGCGACAGGTCCTGGAGACGCAACGGCGGCTGCCCCTGCGGGAGTTGGCTGCGAAAACCGGGCTGAGCCGGCGGGTGCTCGAGCGCGGCCGGCGGTATATCGTCGCCTTGGCGCTCGTCCTATCCCGGCCGGAGCTTTACCCCCTGCGTACCTTCGCCGGGTTGAACCGGGATCCGTCGGGCGGAAAGGAAGGTGAAACGACCGATGGTCGACCGTAA
- a CDS encoding cation-transporting P-type ATPase, with protein MNNDWHRETAARVGAHLGTDLAEGLTQTQVQARLAQYGPNRLPERKGPSAWVIFLAQFKSVIVLLLIAAAAVSAALGDLLEAGAIAVVILLNAVTGFIMEFRAAKAMDVLRRMVTVRARVIRDGRLHEVDAAMLVPGDLIVFEEGDRVPADARLVSAENLATVEASLTGESEPVEKDTAPLDEPGAPPGDRINMVFSGTSVARGTGRAVVVATGERTEIGRISALLEETEDEHTPLEKRMGRLGRTLALASLGIALVVGVVGVLTGKPPALMLTTAIALAVAAVPEGLPAVATITLAIGMRRMARQQAIIRRLPAVETLGSTTVICTDKTGTLTENQMTVERIWQGGRETVVTGLGYVPEGEFRQDEVTVAPQGDLSLLLQAGALANRAAIGRDERTGEWKVIGDPTEGALVVAARKAGFSREEAEDLGFVRRREIPFSSEEKRMAVYYDLPDGSTAVFAKGAPAAILEVATHLRVDGRDDPLGEDARARVQAANDALASEGLRVLALAYRPGATTSEETPYHGLVLLGLVGLADPPRKEVPAAIAEARRAGVRTIMITGDQPATAKAIARRIGLGGDDQAVVHGRDLGRATPDELRSLVAQTAVFARVSPEHKLALVRALQDRGEVVAMTGDGVNDAPALRRADIGVAMGIQGTAVAREAADMVLADDNFATIIRAVKQGRVIFDNIQKFIHYLFSCNLSEILVIFIAIVAGLPIPLVVLQILWLNMLTDVFPALALGWEPAEPGVMRRPPRSPRAELVDTPFFGLISAQGLFLAIGTLGAYYYVLASGGDIATARTVAFVTIALVQVAHVFNVRRHDRFGVEGSLLANPFMLGALGMTLGLQILAVYLPGLNLVLDTVPLTGGEWLVVAGGVIGPVAAVWALKRVILGRRQAVRRKGRAPGAEDAPRGREDWTVVTGKRKV; from the coding sequence TTGAACAACGACTGGCACAGGGAGACGGCGGCCCGGGTGGGCGCGCACCTGGGGACCGACCTGGCGGAGGGGCTGACGCAGACCCAGGTTCAGGCGCGCCTGGCCCAATACGGCCCCAACCGTTTACCGGAGAGAAAGGGGCCCTCGGCGTGGGTCATCTTTCTGGCCCAGTTTAAGAGCGTCATCGTCCTGCTCTTGATTGCCGCCGCGGCCGTTTCGGCGGCTCTGGGTGATCTGCTGGAGGCCGGGGCGATTGCCGTGGTCATCCTGCTGAACGCTGTAACAGGCTTCATTATGGAGTTCCGGGCGGCCAAGGCGATGGACGTCCTGCGGCGGATGGTCACCGTGCGGGCGAGGGTCATCCGCGACGGCCGGCTGCACGAGGTGGACGCCGCGATGCTGGTGCCCGGCGACCTGATCGTCTTTGAGGAGGGGGACCGCGTTCCGGCCGACGCCCGCCTGGTGAGCGCCGAGAACCTGGCCACCGTCGAGGCTTCGTTGACCGGGGAATCGGAGCCGGTGGAAAAGGATACCGCTCCCCTGGATGAGCCTGGGGCACCCCCGGGGGACCGGATAAACATGGTGTTCTCCGGAACCAGCGTCGCCCGGGGAACAGGGCGGGCGGTGGTCGTCGCGACCGGGGAACGGACGGAGATCGGCCGCATCTCCGCTCTGCTGGAGGAGACGGAAGATGAGCACACCCCCCTTGAGAAACGGATGGGCCGTTTGGGCCGTACCCTGGCCCTGGCCAGCCTGGGGATCGCCCTGGTGGTCGGGGTGGTCGGGGTCCTCACCGGAAAACCGCCGGCCCTCATGTTGACCACGGCCATCGCCCTCGCCGTCGCCGCCGTGCCCGAAGGCCTGCCGGCCGTGGCGACCATCACCCTGGCCATCGGCATGCGGCGCATGGCGCGCCAGCAGGCCATCATCCGGCGCCTGCCGGCGGTCGAAACCCTGGGGTCGACGACCGTGATCTGCACCGACAAGACCGGCACCCTGACCGAAAACCAGATGACCGTGGAACGGATCTGGCAGGGGGGACGGGAGACGGTGGTCACGGGCCTCGGCTACGTGCCGGAGGGGGAGTTCCGGCAGGACGAAGTCACCGTTGCTCCCCAGGGCGACCTCTCCCTCCTGTTGCAGGCGGGGGCGCTGGCCAACCGGGCGGCGATAGGGCGCGACGAGCGGACCGGGGAGTGGAAGGTGATCGGCGACCCCACCGAGGGGGCCCTGGTGGTGGCGGCGAGAAAGGCCGGCTTCAGCCGGGAGGAGGCCGAGGACCTGGGGTTCGTTCGCCGGCGGGAGATCCCGTTCTCATCCGAGGAAAAGCGGATGGCGGTGTACTATGACCTCCCGGACGGGTCGACGGCGGTCTTCGCCAAAGGTGCCCCGGCGGCGATTCTGGAGGTGGCGACGCATCTGCGCGTGGACGGCCGGGACGATCCGCTGGGGGAGGATGCACGCGCGCGGGTTCAGGCGGCCAACGACGCGCTGGCCTCCGAGGGCCTGCGGGTTCTGGCCCTGGCCTACCGGCCGGGGGCAACTACTTCGGAGGAGACACCGTACCATGGCCTGGTCTTGCTCGGCCTGGTCGGCCTGGCGGACCCCCCGCGGAAGGAGGTGCCCGCGGCAATCGCCGAGGCGCGCCGGGCGGGAGTACGGACGATAATGATCACCGGCGACCAGCCGGCCACGGCGAAGGCCATTGCCCGCCGCATCGGCCTGGGCGGGGACGACCAGGCGGTGGTGCACGGGCGCGACCTGGGGCGGGCCACACCTGACGAATTGCGTTCACTGGTTGCGCAGACGGCGGTTTTTGCCCGCGTTTCCCCGGAGCACAAGCTGGCCCTGGTCCGGGCGCTGCAAGATCGGGGGGAAGTGGTGGCCATGACCGGGGACGGGGTCAATGACGCCCCGGCCTTGCGGCGGGCCGATATAGGGGTGGCGATGGGTATCCAGGGGACGGCGGTGGCCAGGGAGGCGGCGGACATGGTCCTGGCCGACGACAACTTCGCCACGATTATCCGCGCCGTAAAGCAGGGGCGTGTGATTTTCGACAACATCCAGAAGTTCATCCATTATCTTTTCTCCTGCAACCTTTCCGAGATCCTCGTAATCTTTATCGCCATCGTCGCCGGGCTGCCGATACCCCTTGTTGTGCTCCAGATCCTCTGGCTTAACATGCTCACCGATGTCTTCCCGGCTCTCGCCCTGGGCTGGGAACCGGCTGAGCCGGGTGTCATGCGGCGGCCGCCCCGCAGTCCCCGTGCCGAGCTTGTAGACACCCCTTTCTTCGGCCTCATCTCCGCCCAGGGGCTGTTCCTCGCCATCGGCACCCTTGGAGCCTACTACTATGTCCTCGCCTCCGGCGGGGATATCGCCACGGCGAGAACGGTGGCGTTTGTTACCATCGCCCTGGTACAGGTCGCGCACGTCTTCAACGTACGGCGGCACGACCGTTTTGGGGTGGAAGGTTCCCTCCTGGCCAACCCCTTTATGCTCGGCGCTCTGGGCATGACCCTGGGGTTGCAGATCCTCGCGGTGTACCTGCCGGGCTTGAACCTTGTTCTGGATACGGTACCTCTCACAGGAGGAGAATGGCTGGTGGTGGCAGGGGGTGTCATCGGCCCCGTGGCTGCGGTCTGGGCGCTGAAGCGGGTGATCCTGGGCCGGCGACAGGCGGTGCGTCGGAAAGGACGGGCCCCGGGCGCCGAAGACGCGCCGCGGGGCCGCGAAGACTGGACTGTTGTGACGGGAAAAAGGAAAGTCTGA
- a CDS encoding ATP-binding protein translates to MPSNTGIAKQIMIVWRDAIPAFEPALHEAGEMTAGSDTSALEPMLTSANLKRLLDTMGQAVFAVDRNGGLFVWNFAAEKLFGQPRSSVLHRDIRQVLTPGDFLHTLLQSLDHGVEFSGVEVKALCRGKPVTLLVDIRVLRNQNHQPIGRLCVLTDLTEMRDQERRLRHYERLGVTSKIIAGFAHEVRNPIAAIRGFVQLLLEGRATQDPSTYLNLILEEVDRVNDLIRGFISLSRNDGAGMTAVDPDGLVEDVVALMQGYTFLNGIDLQTDLQATGTAIQGDPDQLKQVLVNLIKNAIDATPPGGTVVIATRRDDRTLYIEVRDNGHGIKPAVMPKIFDLYFTTHGGTGLGLPISRSIVHQHGGNLTVESRDGIGTTVRLTLPLPAPEDVPTPGRRPDSDSAPGPN, encoded by the coding sequence TTGCCTTCCAACACGGGGATTGCTAAACAAATAATGATCGTCTGGCGCGACGCGATACCCGCGTTTGAACCGGCGCTTCACGAGGCGGGGGAAATGACTGCAGGATCTGATACCAGCGCACTGGAACCCATGCTGACCTCTGCCAACCTCAAGCGCCTGCTGGACACCATGGGCCAGGCGGTTTTCGCGGTGGATCGCAACGGGGGCCTTTTCGTGTGGAATTTCGCCGCGGAGAAGCTGTTCGGCCAACCGCGCTCGTCCGTTCTCCACCGGGATATCCGCCAGGTCCTTACCCCCGGCGACTTCCTGCACACCCTCCTGCAGTCGCTGGATCACGGTGTCGAATTTTCTGGGGTGGAGGTTAAGGCCCTCTGCCGGGGCAAGCCGGTCACTTTGCTGGTGGATATCCGCGTCCTGCGGAACCAGAACCACCAGCCCATCGGGAGGCTCTGCGTCCTCACCGACCTCACCGAAATGCGCGATCAGGAACGCCGCCTGCGGCACTACGAACGGCTGGGCGTAACGAGCAAAATCATTGCCGGCTTCGCCCACGAGGTCCGTAATCCGATAGCGGCTATCCGCGGCTTCGTTCAACTCCTCCTGGAGGGCCGGGCCACGCAGGACCCCTCCACTTACCTGAACCTGATCCTCGAAGAGGTAGACCGGGTCAACGACCTGATTCGCGGCTTCATCAGCCTGAGCAGGAACGACGGCGCAGGGATGACGGCGGTCGACCCCGACGGCCTGGTGGAGGACGTCGTTGCCCTGATGCAAGGCTACACCTTTCTTAACGGCATTGACCTGCAGACCGACCTCCAGGCGACGGGGACCGCCATCCAGGGCGACCCGGATCAACTCAAACAGGTGCTTGTAAACCTGATCAAGAACGCGATTGACGCGACCCCGCCCGGGGGGACGGTGGTTATCGCCACCCGCCGGGATGACCGGACCCTGTACATCGAAGTACGGGATAACGGCCACGGTATCAAGCCCGCCGTGATGCCCAAGATCTTCGACCTGTACTTTACGACCCACGGCGGAACGGGCCTCGGTCTTCCTATTTCGCGCAGCATTGTCCACCAGCATGGGGGAAACCTCACCGTTGAAAGCAGGGATGGCATCGGAACGACGGTCAGGCTGACCTTGCCCCTACCCGCCCCTGAGGATGTTCCCACCCCCGGCCGGCGGCCGGATAGCGACTCCGCACCCGGGCCAAACTAA